From a single Hemibagrus wyckioides isolate EC202008001 linkage group LG27, SWU_Hwy_1.0, whole genome shotgun sequence genomic region:
- the zgc:165481 gene encoding E3 ubiquitin-protein ligase RNF182: MSCAQAEPDERPANPSDNSSPIANANPNVTKPSVSGSPIASANAPSNPSNTFNLNATNTSDEIECKICYQRYNIHSRKPKILDCLHRVCARCLNKILDIGDSSGCICCPFCRHETRVSDYEVAALPDDSNIMSFLAVRDKCWSSDHNKEVVLTPKSLSSSDSPYHDSSNCLVITIMEVQRDAQHSPSRNGSSDDYGEHSLDSVSVASNGGTMDQDAFTKFCNHVPRILVWLLGFFYFGSLPLGIYLLVIQRVTLGIVCVSLVPTSLTVCLVYGFCQCLCQGICDCSSRS, encoded by the coding sequence ATGAGCTGTGCTCAGGCTGAACCAGACGAAAGGCCTGCAAATCCCAGTGACAACTCTAGTCCCATTGCAAATGCCAATCCAAATGTCACTAAGCCTAGTGTCTCTGGAAGCCCTATCGCCAGTGCCAATGCACCCTCAAATCCAAGCAATACTTTTAACCTCAATGCCACAAACACCAGCGATGAGATTGAGTGCAAGATCTGTTATCAGCGCTACAACATTCATAGCCGTAAGCCCAAGATACTGGACTGTTTGCACCGTGTTTGTGCTCGCTGCCTTAACAAGATCCTGGACATTGGGGACAGCTCAGGCTGCATCTGCTGTCCCTTCTGCAGGCACGAGACAAGAGTTAGTGACTATGAAGTGGCAGCACTACCAGATGACTCAAACATCATGTCATTCCTGGCAGTTCGAGACAAGTGCTGGAGCTCAGACCACAACAAAGAGGTGGTGCTGACACCCAAGAGCTTATCGTCCAGTGACAGTCCATACCACGATTCTTCTAACTGCCTGGTCATCACCATTATGGAAGTCCAGAGAGATGCACAGCATTCACCCAGTCGCAATGGTAGCTCCGATGACTATGGGGAACACAGCCTGGACTCTGTATCAGTGGCATCCAATGGTGGCACAATGGACCAGGACGCATTCACCAAGTTTTGCAATCACGTACCCCGGATCCTTGTGTGGTTACTTGGCTTCTTCTACTTTGGGTCCTTGCCACTAGGCATTTACTTACTGGTGATCCAAAGAGTTACTCTGGGTATTGTATGTGTTAGCCTTGTCCCCACCAGCCTTACTGTGTGTCTAGTGTATGGATTCTGCCAGTGCCTCTGCCAAGGCATATGTGACTGCTCTAGCAGAAGCTGA